A window from Deltaproteobacteria bacterium encodes these proteins:
- a CDS encoding c-type cytochrome codes for MSRFRPSLKSLSIIAALLTASVAGSVSLARMATMRLATTSPGNDTQKFIGASYFPNVALTNQDGVTRHFFDDMVAGKVVLINFVYTTCKLSCPLETARLRKVYDLLKDRMGKDIYFYSISIDPDNDTPEVLKSYRQRFKIGEGWDFLTGDEESVTLLQKKLGLFVDQLNPASKDSKEGHSLNLIVGNQATGQWIKRSHLENAQILATILQQLHPRQAQPLDLASYSKAPVKLTAVSPGEKLFYSRCADCHTIGQGDSIGPDLKDVSKKRDGAWLRRWINEPDVMLHEKDPVATELLTRFNGINMPNLKLDDGAIEQIIQFIDSESSSAAQTR; via the coding sequence ATGTCCCGTTTCCGCCCCTCACTCAAGTCCCTTAGCATCATCGCCGCACTACTAACAGCATCCGTGGCCGGTAGCGTCTCGCTAGCACGCATGGCAACGATGCGCCTAGCGACAACTAGTCCAGGTAACGACACCCAAAAGTTTATAGGTGCATCATACTTCCCCAATGTCGCGCTGACGAATCAGGATGGAGTGACCAGACACTTCTTCGACGACATGGTTGCGGGCAAGGTTGTCTTAATTAATTTTGTTTACACGACATGCAAACTATCGTGTCCCCTTGAGACAGCACGCCTCCGCAAAGTTTACGACCTTTTAAAGGATCGTATGGGTAAAGACATCTACTTTTACTCCATATCCATTGATCCTGACAACGACACTCCAGAGGTCCTTAAATCCTACCGTCAGCGTTTTAAAATCGGCGAGGGCTGGGACTTTCTCACAGGTGACGAGGAATCTGTGACACTGTTGCAGAAGAAGCTCGGCCTTTTTGTCGATCAGCTGAACCCCGCGTCAAAGGACTCTAAAGAAGGTCACAGCCTCAACTTGATTGTCGGCAATCAAGCAACCGGCCAATGGATTAAACGGTCTCATCTCGAGAACGCGCAGATTTTAGCCACGATCTTGCAACAACTGCATCCCCGTCAGGCACAGCCACTAGACCTGGCTAGTTACAGTAAAGCACCAGTGAAACTGACCGCGGTAAGTCCGGGCGAAAAACTGTTCTACAGTCGTTGTGCTGACTGCCACACCATAGGTCAGGGTGACAGTATCGGTCCCGATCTAAAAGACGTCTCGAAAAAGCGTGATGGCGCCTGGCTCAGACGCTGGATCAATGAGCCCGACGTCATGCTCCACGAAAAGGACCCAGTCGCCACGGAGTTACTAACTCGGTTCAACGGCATCAATATGCCGAATCTCAAGCTAGACGACGGCGCCATTGAGCAAATAATTCAATTCATTGACAGCGAAAGCAGCAGTGCTGCTCAGACCCGATAG
- a CDS encoding DUF393 domain-containing protein, whose product MTAQPEVTVLYDSLCPVCRREVDLLKRFDRQGRLGLVDIAAPEFRAEDFNLTMAQCVGSLHAIDARGNVIRGMDTIRAMYRAAGLGWVMSWTALWPFKPLADIGYQIFARIRPTFSGFKPQCDSDGRCQVPARKSPDSK is encoded by the coding sequence ATGACTGCGCAGCCTGAAGTCACCGTGCTCTACGACAGCCTCTGTCCGGTGTGTCGCCGTGAGGTGGACTTGCTAAAGCGTTTTGACCGGCAGGGGCGTCTTGGGCTCGTGGATATCGCCGCGCCAGAATTTAGGGCCGAGGACTTCAACCTCACCATGGCCCAGTGCGTAGGGTCGCTCCATGCCATCGATGCACGCGGCAATGTCATTCGTGGCATGGACACGATCAGGGCTATGTACCGTGCCGCGGGACTAGGGTGGGTGATGTCGTGGACTGCGTTGTGGCCATTTAAGCCGCTGGCTGATATAGGCTACCAGATATTTGCTCGCATACGGCCGACCTTTTCTGGTTTTAAGCCGCAATGTGACAGCGACGGTCGTTGTCAGGTCCCCGCACGGAAGTCGCCAGATTCCAAGTAA
- a CDS encoding toxin — MKFRWDKKKNRELVARGRPSFEEVVEALASNPLMFDDRNPGHAGQRIFVVEINGYPHVIPYEVRGEVYWLITVFPSRKYKR; from the coding sequence TTGAAATTCCGATGGGACAAAAAGAAAAACCGCGAACTCGTTGCTCGAGGACGTCCAAGTTTTGAGGAGGTGGTTGAGGCGCTAGCCAGCAACCCACTTATGTTCGATGACCGTAATCCGGGGCATGCTGGCCAAAGAATTTTTGTGGTGGAAATTAATGGCTACCCTCATGTCATACCCTACGAAGTTCGCGGTGAAGTTTATTGGCTCATCACCGTATTCCCATCCAGAAAGTATAAGAGGTAG
- a CDS encoding ferritin-like domain-containing protein translates to MELRDWAEVILHGPDLGAKLLCPQVLTDEAPGAPGNVPRAPGRDPAISWLAKRSREKVAFPTLSQMERDDQRGIVLHFFANHELLALELMALALLRFPDAPAAFRRGIAGVMREEQSHLRRYLQRMSELGVPFGAVPVNSYFWDVMAPTPSPLVFVTQMALTFEQANLDFAQYFLRAFQKVGDQETAALMDLVYREEIGHVGHGVKWFNQWRDPGESDWQAYKRILPLPLTPARAKGQELQSEARRAAGLSAEFVRELGLYRHSKGRPPRLFWFNPEVEEELAFGGSYTAPKSIEAWQHDLASLMQFLAGDDDCVLVAERPSPSTLERLLSCGFVVPQFVTPSERDALKGRLFERWHPWGQSPAALREAKALGVEWQQQPVTAPPSVFNKSWAKSLAQKLGVDEVGGGVCHSVDGLSELVAAMSARGDVVIKAPLGCSGRHMQRVRSGHQIEGKQLVWAERILKQQGSLVVESWVKRIADYSVQIDVQESGGVVLGITRFLTDQRGAYLGHVLGVKHAGLDPLAVRAYHELGVPETLERIGLSVAEALSQAGYLGPAGIDAFLYEDAAGIKLRPLVEINARYTMGRIALELDRRVHRKARGHWRHWTLSQIKREGFADFPAFLRAKEERHPLLLKHGLIERGVVATNDPATARAVLTLIEIV, encoded by the coding sequence ATGGAGCTGCGTGACTGGGCTGAGGTCATCTTGCATGGGCCCGACCTCGGAGCCAAGCTCCTTTGCCCTCAAGTGTTGACGGATGAGGCGCCTGGAGCTCCCGGCAACGTGCCGCGCGCACCGGGACGAGATCCGGCTATCAGCTGGCTGGCTAAGCGCAGCAGGGAGAAAGTGGCCTTTCCGACGCTGAGCCAGATGGAGCGTGACGATCAACGTGGGATCGTGCTTCATTTTTTTGCCAATCATGAGCTCCTGGCCTTAGAGCTTATGGCGCTGGCGCTCCTCAGATTCCCCGACGCTCCTGCGGCTTTTCGCCGCGGTATTGCCGGCGTCATGCGGGAGGAGCAGTCGCATCTGCGGCGTTATCTGCAGCGGATGAGTGAGCTCGGTGTCCCCTTCGGTGCTGTGCCCGTTAACAGTTATTTCTGGGATGTGATGGCACCCACACCGTCACCGCTGGTATTTGTCACGCAAATGGCCCTAACCTTCGAGCAGGCCAATCTTGATTTTGCGCAGTATTTTCTCCGTGCGTTTCAAAAAGTGGGTGATCAAGAAACGGCTGCACTGATGGACCTAGTCTACCGCGAGGAGATTGGTCACGTAGGTCACGGGGTCAAGTGGTTCAACCAATGGCGTGATCCCGGTGAGTCGGATTGGCAGGCATATAAGCGCATTTTGCCGCTGCCGCTTACACCGGCCAGAGCTAAGGGTCAGGAGTTGCAGTCTGAGGCGCGCCGGGCTGCCGGACTATCGGCGGAATTTGTGAGGGAGTTAGGTCTCTACCGGCATTCGAAGGGGCGCCCACCGCGGCTCTTCTGGTTTAATCCGGAGGTCGAAGAAGAGCTAGCCTTCGGTGGTTCCTACACAGCGCCAAAATCCATCGAGGCATGGCAGCATGATCTTGCCTCGCTGATGCAGTTTTTAGCTGGGGACGACGACTGTGTATTAGTCGCTGAACGTCCATCGCCAAGTACATTGGAGCGGCTCTTAAGCTGCGGCTTTGTCGTCCCGCAGTTTGTCACGCCATCGGAACGCGACGCACTGAAAGGACGCCTCTTTGAGCGTTGGCACCCGTGGGGGCAGAGTCCGGCGGCGCTGCGGGAAGCTAAAGCATTGGGCGTGGAGTGGCAGCAGCAACCCGTCACAGCACCGCCATCGGTATTCAACAAGTCTTGGGCCAAGTCCTTAGCGCAAAAGCTGGGTGTAGATGAGGTCGGCGGGGGCGTATGTCACAGTGTGGACGGACTGAGTGAACTGGTCGCGGCAATGAGTGCTCGCGGTGATGTTGTGATCAAGGCGCCGCTTGGTTGCTCGGGGCGCCACATGCAGCGCGTGCGTTCGGGTCATCAGATCGAAGGAAAGCAATTAGTCTGGGCAGAGCGTATCCTAAAGCAACAAGGCTCCTTGGTAGTGGAGTCTTGGGTTAAGCGCATCGCCGACTATAGTGTGCAGATCGACGTTCAAGAGAGCGGCGGAGTGGTGCTCGGTATCACGCGATTTCTCACCGATCAGCGTGGTGCTTACCTAGGGCACGTGCTTGGTGTCAAACACGCTGGCTTAGACCCTTTAGCCGTGCGGGCCTATCATGAGCTGGGCGTGCCCGAGACCCTGGAGCGTATTGGGTTAAGCGTGGCCGAAGCGCTATCTCAGGCTGGTTACCTTGGACCCGCCGGTATCGATGCTTTTTTATACGAGGATGCGGCCGGGATAAAGCTGCGACCACTCGTCGAAATCAACGCGCGCTATACTATGGGCCGGATCGCTCTTGAGCTCGATAGGCGTGTGCACCGCAAGGCTCGGGGGCATTGGCGTCACTGGACTTTGAGTCAAATCAAACGAGAGGGATTCGCGGACTTTCCCGCCTTTTTACGGGCTAAAGAGGAGCGTCATCCCCTCTTGTTAAAGCACGGACTGATCGAGCGCGGAGTCGTTGCGACCAATGATCCTGCGACGGCTCGCGCTGTCTTGACATTGATCGAGATCGTCTGA
- a CDS encoding copper oxidase, whose product MKTKRHHHKSWLLALITTLITGGLLSTNARSATNLVLNLICPGAEPGTCVASFTGGFLTEALKFPVAANPTDKSRLTAGAIGGDAVDLDDGFHIYEAAIEGGATGTRADVSQSLKSGTLTGENSFDIPSGGSPSPLFGAQPFTQKMLRFEEFGTEALQGSTATSQLPQPVATTNPGNPELGPVATQSVPSGAELDSFLGTAGLYPFPSRLANTNAPNPWWNLICGYLGRTDCTKAGPIEGRPEGDGWAHQRWNEFFPVKSFKTAQAGARVNLGLRDKKQMHGYATGEFAPGGLYHNTTGLAGFNGTTAGIRPQIHPLMPVQNYKSLWTFDGTFPLKLLMVRYGEPVLMRHYNALPIDVSANAGFGLHTLSTHEHNGHNPAESDGYAGAFFFPGQFFDYRWPIALAGHDTINRDATEPLAATPCKKGEIMRVQRKTGAQLVSCDVSKDPKGLLGTIRVRGDYRETMSTHWFHDHMIDFTSQNVYKGNAAMMNYYSAIDRGNEKINDGVNLRLPSGSGLPWGNRDYDINLVIGDKAWDREGQLWMNPFNVDGFLGDNLLTNFQYKPRFEVRARRYRFRILNGSVARYLKLALVREVRGTSGALKGPAGSTVSYERVPFHLVANDGNIMEHAVALDGTLGTERGVLPTQSIAERYDIVVDFGKNNIRPGDKLYFVNLLEHKSGRRPEKYIPLASVLNQRYKAVRTATRWRDGDPTVGTFLRLDVVACKSPTGVTTACDDLSMDPANYVAGNRNGLRGTSLKMLPMPTFTAQELATARHRTFDFARSSGTDAAPWTVKTDGASAYIADTRRISAASNLGDLTDNGQARVEIWHIKGGVGGWSHPVHVHFEEGKILDRDGKRPPVWEQFARKDMFRIGHEVDSSSEVNVAYRFREFSGSYVEHCHNTTHEDHAMLVRWDLEKPGQVLLMPSPIPTWDGVGYVDSVAEATFRTGQAK is encoded by the coding sequence ATGAAAACGAAACGACACCATCACAAATCCTGGCTCTTAGCCCTAATCACAACCCTTATCACCGGAGGCCTACTAAGTACAAACGCTCGCAGCGCGACAAATCTCGTCTTAAACTTGATTTGTCCCGGTGCGGAACCAGGCACCTGTGTGGCCTCCTTTACCGGCGGCTTTCTCACTGAGGCGCTAAAATTTCCAGTCGCTGCGAATCCGACAGATAAGTCACGTCTGACTGCAGGCGCCATCGGTGGCGACGCTGTCGATCTAGACGATGGATTTCACATCTACGAGGCCGCTATCGAAGGTGGAGCTACAGGGACCAGAGCCGACGTATCCCAGTCGCTGAAGTCGGGCACTCTGACGGGTGAGAATAGCTTCGACATCCCATCTGGGGGGTCTCCTAGTCCTCTCTTTGGTGCTCAGCCATTTACACAAAAGATGCTGAGGTTCGAGGAATTTGGCACAGAGGCCTTACAAGGATCAACGGCGACGAGCCAATTACCGCAGCCAGTGGCCACAACAAATCCAGGCAACCCCGAGCTTGGTCCAGTCGCCACGCAGAGTGTTCCAAGTGGCGCTGAGCTTGATAGCTTCCTTGGCACTGCGGGGCTCTACCCCTTTCCCTCGAGACTTGCCAATACCAACGCCCCCAATCCCTGGTGGAACCTCATCTGCGGTTACCTAGGTCGGACTGACTGCACCAAGGCCGGCCCCATCGAGGGGCGCCCCGAGGGTGATGGTTGGGCGCATCAACGGTGGAACGAGTTCTTCCCGGTTAAATCGTTTAAGACGGCGCAGGCTGGCGCTAGGGTCAACCTAGGCCTCCGTGACAAAAAACAAATGCACGGTTACGCCACCGGCGAATTTGCACCTGGCGGTCTCTACCATAACACCACAGGCCTAGCTGGTTTTAACGGCACAACGGCGGGCATTCGTCCGCAAATCCATCCGCTGATGCCCGTGCAAAACTATAAGAGTCTGTGGACTTTTGACGGCACGTTCCCACTCAAACTGTTGATGGTCCGCTACGGCGAACCGGTCTTGATGCGCCACTATAACGCTCTGCCCATCGACGTGTCGGCTAATGCCGGATTTGGTCTGCACACCCTATCTACGCATGAGCACAATGGTCATAACCCGGCCGAAAGCGACGGCTACGCAGGTGCCTTCTTCTTCCCGGGACAATTTTTTGACTACAGATGGCCGATCGCGCTAGCGGGACACGACACTATCAACCGTGATGCTACTGAGCCTCTTGCCGCCACGCCATGCAAAAAGGGTGAGATCATGCGGGTCCAGCGCAAGACGGGAGCACAGCTAGTTAGCTGTGACGTCAGCAAGGACCCCAAGGGCCTCCTGGGAACCATCCGCGTCCGCGGCGATTACCGTGAGACTATGTCCACGCATTGGTTTCACGATCACATGATCGACTTCACCTCGCAGAATGTCTACAAAGGCAACGCTGCCATGATGAACTACTACAGTGCCATCGACCGCGGCAACGAAAAGATCAACGACGGGGTAAACTTACGTCTGCCTAGTGGCTCCGGACTGCCATGGGGCAACCGTGACTACGACATCAACCTCGTCATTGGCGACAAAGCCTGGGATCGCGAGGGACAGTTATGGATGAACCCATTCAATGTGGACGGATTCCTCGGTGACAATCTATTGACCAATTTCCAGTATAAGCCACGATTCGAAGTTAGGGCGCGCCGCTATCGCTTCCGTATCCTCAATGGATCGGTGGCACGATACCTGAAGTTGGCGTTAGTTCGCGAAGTTCGCGGCACCAGCGGCGCCCTCAAGGGACCTGCCGGTAGCACTGTGTCCTACGAACGTGTGCCTTTTCACCTCGTGGCCAATGACGGCAATATCATGGAACATGCTGTAGCTCTCGATGGCACCTTGGGAACCGAACGGGGCGTTCTGCCCACACAGTCGATCGCTGAGCGCTATGACATTGTCGTCGACTTTGGCAAAAATAATATCCGCCCCGGTGATAAGCTCTATTTCGTAAACTTACTCGAGCATAAGAGTGGCCGCCGCCCGGAGAAGTACATCCCACTAGCTTCTGTACTGAATCAAAGGTACAAGGCAGTGCGCACGGCAACTAGGTGGCGTGACGGCGATCCCACAGTAGGTACATTCCTGCGCCTCGACGTGGTAGCCTGCAAGTCACCGACAGGCGTGACCACAGCTTGTGACGATCTCAGTATGGATCCAGCAAACTACGTCGCTGGTAACCGCAACGGACTGCGTGGCACTTCGCTCAAGATGTTGCCCATGCCCACCTTCACTGCACAAGAACTAGCAACTGCACGCCATCGTACTTTCGACTTTGCTCGCTCTTCAGGCACGGACGCAGCGCCGTGGACAGTCAAAACTGACGGTGCTTCCGCTTATATTGCAGATACACGCCGCATCTCGGCTGCGTCTAATCTCGGCGACCTGACTGATAATGGACAGGCTCGTGTTGAGATCTGGCACATCAAAGGTGGTGTTGGTGGTTGGAGCCATCCCGTCCATGTCCACTTTGAGGAGGGTAAAATACTGGACCGCGACGGCAAACGACCGCCAGTCTGGGAGCAGTTTGCACGCAAAGACATGTTCCGCATTGGTCACGAAGTGGACTCCTCGTCAGAAGTAAACGTTGCCTACCGGTTCCGTGAATTCTCAGGATCCTACGTCGAGCACTGCCACAACACCACCCACGAAGACCACGCTATGCTTGTACGCTGGGATCTGGAAAAGCCGGGTCAAGTGCTCCTCATGCCAAGCCCCATACCAACCTGGGACGGCGTAGGTTATGTCGATTCAGTCGCCGAAGCCACCTTCCGTACTGGTCAGGCCAAATAG
- a CDS encoding tail-specific protease, protein MPSKFMRIGQWSALVVGAFVGLASDSFALNCPQVRQLVGVYLKMHYSYHEFDDELSRRTLDNFVKAWDPGKVYFLKSDIKQFEEKFATKLDDMVMDADCAAVDEVSKLFAKRFAERQKVIKDWINAKHDFKVDEYMLIDRKKLDYAATTDEISSRWRERVKFQLLQLKGTLKDLDKAREKLHKRYALAEKRQNELSSDDMFNIFLNSFSLALDPHSEYMSTETLEDFRISTRLSLEGIGAVLRSEDGFTTIQSLVPGGAAANTGKVKVDDKIIAVAQGEEPPVDVIDMDLREVVKLIRGARATEVRLTLVREEGGKTTQVVVPIIRAQIQLKDRAAKSSVFPVSLKEGATERTVKVGVIDLPSFYMDFEGRQNHEKGYKSSSVDMLGEITKLKKANVDAIVVDLRSNGGGSLDESIDIAGFFVDKGPVVQIKDTQGSIFVQRDSVGKVFNGPLVVMINRQSASASEIFAGAIQDYGRGLIVGDAHTFGKGTVQNLNDIDDKLGAVKVTISKFYRPSGSSTQLKGVESDIILPDVMDEYEIGEKHYDYALPWEKINATDFRNFSMVTSDMVKQLRDSSKDRVQKDKGFEKVFAAIKEYKTSEEARSRVSLKEETPESKAAAEAKAKEAEKDKKLAKADQDKKDRKKDDKKAKKVDPEADEDVEKLPLSEDFMLQETLRVAADYVQLLNKKPLAKVSLPELDKVTVAEDKKPSDTVKAHP, encoded by the coding sequence ATGCCGTCTAAGTTTATGCGTATCGGGCAGTGGAGCGCTTTAGTGGTAGGAGCCTTTGTGGGTCTCGCGAGTGACTCCTTTGCGCTCAATTGTCCACAGGTCCGTCAACTGGTCGGTGTTTACCTGAAGATGCACTACTCGTATCACGAGTTTGACGACGAGCTAAGCCGCCGCACGCTCGATAATTTCGTCAAGGCCTGGGATCCGGGTAAGGTGTACTTCCTGAAATCTGACATTAAGCAGTTTGAGGAAAAGTTCGCGACTAAGCTCGACGACATGGTCATGGACGCCGACTGTGCCGCGGTCGACGAGGTGTCGAAACTTTTTGCTAAACGCTTTGCCGAGCGCCAAAAGGTTATTAAAGACTGGATCAACGCCAAGCACGACTTCAAAGTCGACGAGTACATGCTGATCGATCGCAAGAAGCTTGATTATGCGGCGACGACCGACGAGATTTCGAGTCGTTGGCGCGAGCGTGTTAAGTTTCAGCTCTTGCAGCTCAAAGGCACCTTGAAGGATCTGGACAAAGCGCGCGAGAAACTCCACAAACGCTATGCTTTGGCTGAAAAGCGCCAGAATGAGTTGTCATCGGATGACATGTTTAACATCTTCCTAAACTCATTTTCTTTAGCGCTCGACCCGCACTCTGAGTACATGTCGACCGAGACGCTTGAGGACTTCCGCATTTCCACACGCCTCTCTCTAGAGGGTATAGGTGCGGTGCTCCGGAGTGAGGACGGCTTCACGACGATCCAGAGCCTGGTACCCGGCGGTGCTGCCGCTAACACCGGGAAGGTTAAGGTTGACGATAAGATTATCGCTGTAGCGCAAGGGGAAGAGCCGCCAGTCGATGTCATCGACATGGATTTACGCGAAGTCGTCAAGCTGATCCGCGGCGCGCGAGCCACGGAGGTGCGCTTAACGCTGGTACGTGAAGAAGGCGGCAAAACGACGCAAGTCGTCGTGCCGATCATCAGAGCACAGATTCAGCTTAAAGACCGCGCGGCGAAGTCCAGTGTGTTCCCGGTATCGCTCAAAGAGGGTGCGACGGAGCGGACGGTCAAGGTTGGTGTTATCGATCTGCCCAGCTTTTATATGGATTTCGAGGGACGCCAGAATCACGAGAAGGGCTACAAGAGTTCGTCCGTCGACATGCTGGGTGAGATTACCAAACTTAAAAAAGCGAACGTCGACGCTATCGTCGTCGATCTGCGCTCTAATGGCGGCGGCAGTCTTGACGAATCGATCGACATTGCGGGCTTCTTCGTAGATAAAGGCCCTGTTGTGCAGATCAAAGACACACAGGGGTCCATCTTTGTCCAGCGCGATTCCGTGGGTAAGGTCTTCAATGGTCCGCTAGTCGTGATGATCAACCGGCAGTCGGCCAGTGCCAGCGAGATCTTTGCTGGTGCCATTCAGGACTACGGTCGTGGCTTAATTGTTGGCGATGCGCATACTTTTGGTAAGGGTACGGTCCAGAATCTCAACGACATCGACGATAAGCTTGGTGCCGTTAAAGTCACGATCAGTAAATTTTATCGGCCCTCGGGATCAAGCACGCAGCTCAAGGGCGTCGAGTCGGATATCATTCTCCCCGATGTGATGGACGAGTACGAAATTGGCGAGAAGCACTACGACTATGCACTGCCGTGGGAAAAGATCAATGCTACCGACTTCCGCAATTTTTCGATGGTGACCTCGGACATGGTCAAGCAGCTCCGGGATTCCAGCAAGGACCGTGTGCAGAAGGACAAGGGATTTGAAAAGGTGTTCGCTGCGATTAAAGAGTACAAAACCAGCGAAGAGGCGCGGTCGCGGGTGAGCCTCAAAGAGGAGACGCCTGAAAGTAAAGCTGCTGCCGAGGCTAAGGCCAAAGAGGCCGAGAAGGACAAGAAATTAGCTAAAGCTGATCAGGATAAAAAAGACCGTAAAAAAGACGACAAGAAAGCTAAGAAAGTGGATCCCGAGGCTGACGAGGACGTTGAGAAGTTGCCTCTAAGTGAGGACTTCATGCTGCAGGAGACCCTGCGCGTCGCTGCGGATTACGTGCAGCTTTTAAACAAGAAGCCGTTGGCTAAGGTTTCACTGCCTGAACTCGATAAGGTTACCGTTGCCGAAGACAAGAAGCCGAGTGACACCGTAAAGGCTCACCCATAA
- a CDS encoding ATP-binding protein, with protein MFTRIINISKSQSFFLLGARGTGKTTFLQQSFSNIDSHQIDLLSHVDLAALEARPSRLADIVAKQKKQWIIIDEIQKVPALLDEVHRLIESTGQKFVLTGSSARKLKRNASNMLAGRAFMFNLFTLTHVEIGDQFDLGDALSYGTLPKVFSFSSHRDKVLFLKAYAETYLKEEILVEQLIRKLPPFRRFLEIAASQDTKVTSFTNIGRDILVDPKIVSNYYSILEETLLGFSLQPYDTAIRKRQKRTPKFYWFDTGVRRALAGTVDDPARPQSFEYGSLFESFIVNEVFRLLKYAERSFRLSFLRIDEKMEIDLIIERNGMKTFLVEIKSTDMAHEGHVEALRKLSGSFKNSVSLLISRDPICKIIDGVHCLPWQQGIQEILAGTLS; from the coding sequence ATGTTCACGAGAATTATTAACATATCTAAATCACAGAGCTTTTTTCTACTCGGGGCGCGTGGCACCGGTAAGACCACCTTTCTGCAGCAGTCCTTCAGCAACATCGACTCCCATCAAATCGATCTACTCAGTCACGTCGATCTGGCAGCGCTCGAGGCAAGACCAAGTCGATTGGCAGACATCGTTGCTAAGCAAAAGAAACAATGGATCATCATCGACGAGATTCAGAAGGTTCCAGCGCTATTAGACGAGGTGCATCGTCTGATCGAGTCAACGGGCCAGAAATTCGTTCTCACGGGATCGAGTGCCCGAAAATTAAAACGCAACGCAAGCAATATGCTTGCCGGCCGAGCTTTCATGTTTAACCTATTTACACTGACTCACGTGGAAATAGGTGACCAGTTTGATCTGGGCGACGCATTATCATACGGAACTTTGCCCAAGGTTTTTTCATTTTCATCACACCGCGATAAAGTGCTTTTTCTTAAAGCTTATGCTGAAACCTATTTGAAGGAAGAAATTCTTGTCGAACAATTGATTCGCAAACTGCCGCCGTTTCGGCGTTTTCTCGAAATCGCTGCAAGTCAGGATACGAAGGTGACAAGTTTCACCAACATCGGTCGCGATATCCTGGTAGATCCGAAAATTGTCTCCAACTATTACTCGATTCTGGAGGAAACTCTGCTTGGATTCAGCCTCCAGCCATATGATACGGCGATACGTAAGAGACAGAAAAGGACACCTAAATTCTACTGGTTTGATACAGGTGTGCGCCGGGCATTGGCGGGCACTGTTGATGATCCCGCACGACCGCAGTCATTTGAATATGGGTCGCTATTCGAATCGTTTATTGTGAACGAAGTTTTTCGTCTTTTGAAGTATGCCGAGCGATCCTTCCGTCTGTCCTTCCTGCGAATCGATGAGAAAATGGAAATTGATTTGATCATCGAGCGCAACGGCATGAAAACCTTTCTTGTTGAAATTAAGAGCACAGACATGGCTCACGAAGGGCATGTTGAAGCTCTCCGCAAACTTTCTGGATCCTTCAAAAACTCAGTGTCGTTACTCATATCGCGGGATCCAATCTGTAAAATCATTGACGGCGTCCACTGCCTGCCTTGGCAGCAAGGTATACAGGAGATCCTGGCTGGTACGCTCTCTTGA
- a CDS encoding transcriptional repressor, with the protein MKESKAATAPIDARRWFVDELKRYLARKNLKQTKQRQALIDVFLGTATHVSAEELHAAARAAGLDVGLATVYRTLNLLVEAKLVEQKQFSEGRFVYEIAQPGGHHDHLICLDCGVVIEFANDEIERLQEKVAAAHKFKLTSHRLDLFGHCQRQTCERRPGN; encoded by the coding sequence ATGAAAGAATCTAAAGCAGCTACAGCTCCGATTGACGCCCGCCGCTGGTTCGTAGATGAGCTCAAGAGATACTTGGCGCGTAAAAACTTGAAGCAGACCAAGCAGCGTCAGGCCTTGATCGATGTCTTTCTTGGCACCGCCACCCATGTCTCGGCCGAGGAGCTCCATGCCGCGGCGCGGGCTGCGGGGCTCGATGTTGGGCTAGCTACGGTCTATCGGACGCTCAATCTGCTGGTTGAGGCCAAATTAGTGGAGCAAAAGCAGTTCAGTGAGGGGCGCTTCGTCTACGAGATTGCCCAGCCTGGAGGCCACCATGATCACCTGATCTGCCTTGATTGTGGCGTGGTCATCGAATTTGCCAACGATGAGATTGAACGCCTGCAGGAGAAGGTGGCCGCCGCGCATAAGTTTAAGCTGACCAGTCACAGGCTGGACCTGTTCGGTCACTGCCAAAGGCAAACTTGCGAGCGACGGCCTGGTAACTGA
- a CDS encoding BspA family leucine-rich repeat surface protein codes for MSGMFGSAVNFNQNLNSWNTQLVSNMSSMFDRAYNFNGNITTWNTANVTYMNSMFYAARNFNQNINNWNTSKVTNTAAMFVAATIFNQSLNSWDTRLITNMSSMFVNSYLFNSNLANWNTSRVTTTQNMFGLAFLFNQDISSWDTHSVTDMSNTFNAGTSVYTAASASARATLTGAKGWTITDGGTI; via the coding sequence ATGTCAGGCATGTTCGGCTCGGCCGTAAACTTTAATCAGAATCTGAACAGTTGGAACACCCAGCTAGTTAGTAATATGTCCTCCATGTTCGACCGTGCCTACAATTTCAACGGCAACATCACGACTTGGAACACAGCTAATGTAACTTATATGAACTCAATGTTCTACGCCGCAAGGAACTTTAACCAAAACATCAACAACTGGAACACATCTAAAGTCACCAATACAGCTGCCATGTTCGTAGCCGCTACGATATTTAATCAGAGCCTTAACTCCTGGGACACGCGCCTCATCACCAATATGAGCTCCATGTTCGTAAACTCTTACTTATTTAACAGCAACCTAGCGAACTGGAACACTAGCCGCGTCACCACGACCCAAAATATGTTTGGCCTCGCCTTCTTATTCAACCAGGATATATCAAGCTGGGATACGCACTCGGTCACAGATATGAGCAATACGTTTAATGCCGGCACCAGTGTCTACACAGCCGCCAGCGCGTCTGCACGGGCCACACTCACCGGTGCAAAAGGCTGGACCATCACTGACGGTGGGACAATTTGA